A region from the Candidatus Marsarchaeota archaeon genome encodes:
- a CDS encoding cell division protein ZapB, translating into MANETGLVEPKIAEFTLKGTLTGDFQTISKRLSTLQMFSIKINPDNSLVMLNIESRDIQKNPFLFFIITLKPDTISVQYSIAQDTSEKMRRLYVIKNLLGILSLITDLYYADPAGTYQYVDSAIDDMLNSLSQNYSALFNNYDSLFNEYRELKRLNIELTASNKNLTVQAAQLSAENRDLKNRLSSLETFSDESLMVMIEDWIDAHNNTIDLMEFSKTYKISPPRVEQMLNKMVSTGYIELKG; encoded by the coding sequence ATGGCTAATGAAACGGGGCTTGTTGAGCCCAAAATTGCGGAGTTCACGCTTAAGGGTACGCTGACCGGCGACTTCCAGACCATATCCAAAAGGCTTTCCACGCTGCAGATGTTCTCCATAAAAATAAATCCGGACAACAGCCTTGTGATGCTGAACATAGAAAGCAGGGATATACAGAAAAACCCATTCCTGTTCTTCATAATAACATTGAAGCCTGACACGATATCTGTGCAATATTCGATAGCGCAGGACACAAGCGAAAAGATGCGAAGGCTGTATGTTATAAAGAACCTTCTTGGCATATTGTCATTGATAACTGACCTCTATTATGCAGACCCCGCAGGCACATACCAGTATGTGGATTCTGCCATAGACGACATGCTTAACTCGCTGTCGCAAAATTACAGCGCGCTTTTCAACAACTACGATTCGCTGTTCAATGAATACAGGGAATTGAAGAGGCTCAACATAGAGCTTACCGCTTCGAATAAAAACCTGACTGTCCAGGCAGCGCAGCTTTCAGCCGAAAACAGGGATCTGAAAAACAGGCTGTCATCGCTTGAGACATTTTCGGACGAGTCGCTCATGGTAATGATAGAGGACTGGATCGATGCGCATAACAATACGATAGACCTTATGGAGTTTTCAAAAACCTACAAGATATCCCCTCCGCGCGTCGAGCAGATGCTAAACAAGATGGTTTCAACAGGCTATATAGAGCTCAAGGGTTAA
- a CDS encoding ATP-binding protein, producing the protein MSILKLQHIMSNEIGKRAFMSRPPEPPANVLINDPFKAIYIGSTKLFKVPFSWSFTNLTNPHIAVVGITGAGKSYFVKTFLIRASYIWDTNAVIIDWAAEYKAWVKQSGGVIVSLGKGDYINIMDLSGMKPLDRTKQILTSFEILTDIAAYPEQRRLTEEAIEQAYVNAGFNIAEPAPEGKDAPTLKDAISILEEQLQEGTYEYPAELENAIYRLRQFAREGEDYFSRKSTINLQKLASSGLVDIDLSGLPDERFRALAALFILQTLKERMRFEGWSENKGIRTLVVLDEAWKIAGDEKSDAVMIVREGRKYQFGLIVASQNPTDINEAIFSNVGTSFILRIKFEKFLDYVQGSLNFSDFIRSEISKFGVGQAAVNMAFQTSLQFPEIFVLDRVKGEEPLYVYTIDLSDVLTQSELSAGIIQRDYQFEEEELKNKFIEYNVNVDSINKIFSTIDTEGRSLKILDFVRLMATNGVTNADIVSFLKSLSIDDMLITRIISSTGVMNA; encoded by the coding sequence ATGTCCATATTAAAATTGCAGCATATAATGAGCAATGAAATAGGGAAGAGGGCTTTCATGTCAAGGCCCCCTGAGCCGCCTGCAAACGTATTGATAAACGACCCATTCAAGGCAATATACATAGGAAGCACGAAGCTGTTCAAGGTCCCGTTCAGCTGGTCTTTCACGAACCTCACGAACCCGCATATAGCAGTTGTAGGAATAACAGGCGCGGGAAAAAGCTATTTCGTGAAAACTTTCCTAATAAGGGCCAGCTATATATGGGATACAAATGCAGTGATAATAGACTGGGCTGCCGAGTACAAAGCATGGGTAAAACAGAGCGGCGGCGTAATAGTATCGCTAGGCAAAGGAGACTATATAAACATCATGGACCTCTCAGGAATGAAACCCCTGGACAGGACAAAGCAGATACTGACATCTTTTGAGATACTGACGGATATAGCAGCATATCCGGAGCAGAGGCGGCTCACAGAAGAAGCTATAGAGCAGGCGTATGTCAACGCAGGGTTCAACATAGCAGAGCCTGCGCCGGAAGGAAAAGACGCGCCTACCCTGAAGGATGCGATATCGATACTCGAGGAGCAGCTGCAGGAAGGCACCTATGAATATCCTGCAGAGCTTGAAAATGCAATATACAGGCTAAGGCAATTTGCAAGGGAGGGCGAGGATTATTTTTCAAGGAAAAGCACAATAAACCTGCAGAAGCTCGCAAGCTCAGGGCTGGTTGATATAGACCTGTCCGGCCTGCCTGATGAACGATTCAGGGCCCTTGCTGCCTTGTTCATACTGCAGACGTTAAAGGAGCGCATGCGATTCGAGGGCTGGAGCGAAAATAAGGGCATACGCACATTGGTGGTGCTTGATGAAGCGTGGAAAATTGCAGGCGATGAAAAAAGCGATGCCGTTATGATCGTAAGGGAGGGCAGGAAGTACCAGTTCGGCCTTATAGTGGCGTCACAAAACCCAACAGACATAAACGAAGCAATATTCTCAAACGTGGGAACATCCTTCATACTAAGGATAAAGTTCGAAAAGTTCCTTGACTACGTGCAGGGATCCCTTAATTTTTCAGACTTCATAAGGTCTGAGATAAGCAAATTTGGAGTTGGGCAGGCCGCGGTTAACATGGCTTTCCAGACATCGCTGCAGTTCCCAGAAATATTCGTATTGGACAGGGTCAAGGGCGAGGAGCCGCTGTACGTGTACACAATAGACCTGTCAGATGTGCTGACGCAAAGCGAGCTCAGTGCAGGCATTATACAGCGCGATTACCAGTTTGAGGAAGAGGAGCTTAAGAACAAGTTCATAGAGTATAATGTGAACGTTGATTCTATAAACAAGATATTCAGCACCATTGACACCGAAGGCAGGTCATTGAAGATACTTGACTTTGTAAGGCTCATGGCAACGAACGGGGTCACGAATGCAGACATAGTGTCGTTCCTGAAGAGCCTCAGCATAGATGATATGCTTATAACTAGGATTATTTCATCGACAGGTGTTATGAATGCCTAA